A region from the Natronoarchaeum mannanilyticum genome encodes:
- a CDS encoding chemotaxis protein CheW has translation MSTELPEKLLELDDEEAGDRDPDPQEEDEETEERERFVVFRIGADRYAVDVESVRSVVEVGEYTRVPRSSDAIDGVMDLRGDITAIIDPRVYLPVGESVSSDLEDQRVLVFDRSSDRQGAGIRVDRVTGVESIPVSRIYRRPAPEAGVDDAALAHELVRAVISDPSDDTRISLLDVEGLVAVAGDA, from the coding sequence ATGTCGACGGAACTACCGGAGAAACTCCTCGAACTCGACGACGAGGAGGCGGGCGACCGAGATCCGGACCCGCAAGAAGAGGACGAAGAGACCGAGGAGCGCGAGCGATTCGTCGTGTTCCGGATCGGCGCGGATCGCTACGCCGTCGACGTCGAGTCGGTCCGGAGCGTCGTCGAGGTCGGAGAGTACACGCGGGTCCCGCGCTCCTCGGACGCCATCGACGGCGTGATGGACCTCCGCGGTGACATCACCGCGATCATCGATCCGCGGGTCTATCTGCCCGTCGGCGAATCCGTTTCGTCCGATCTCGAGGACCAGCGCGTTCTGGTGTTCGATCGGTCCTCGGACCGGCAGGGCGCCGGCATCCGGGTCGATAGGGTGACCGGCGTCGAGTCGATCCCGGTGAGTCGGATCTACCGTCGTCCCGCGCCCGAGGCCGGCGTCGACGACGCCGCGCTGGCCCACGAGCTCGTGCGCGCGGTGATCAGCGACCCGTCCGACGACACGCGCATCTCGCTGCTCGACGTCGAAGGGCTGGTCGCCGTCGCGGGCGACGCCTGA
- the lrpA1 gene encoding HTH-type transcriptional regulator LrpA1, producing MSTESTEDRILSVLEEDAKASYADIANRANVSKPTVRKYIEKLEDEGVIVGYSADVDPKKLSSQSIALVGIDVESERYVEATRALKNLEEIESLYTSSGDHMLMAEVRAGDGDELADVIGDRIMEIDGVTAAHPSFLQERLK from the coding sequence ATGAGCACCGAGTCTACGGAAGATCGTATCCTCTCTGTTCTCGAGGAGGACGCGAAGGCGTCCTACGCGGACATCGCGAACCGGGCGAACGTCTCGAAGCCGACGGTTCGAAAGTACATCGAGAAGCTCGAAGACGAGGGCGTGATCGTCGGCTACTCCGCCGACGTCGATCCGAAGAAGCTGTCGAGCCAGTCGATCGCGCTGGTCGGCATCGACGTCGAGAGCGAGCGCTACGTCGAGGCGACCCGCGCGCTGAAGAACTTGGAGGAGATCGAGTCGCTGTACACCTCCAGCGGCGACCACATGCTGATGGCCGAAGTGCGCGCCGGCGACGGCGACGAGCTGGCCGACGTGATCGGCGACCGGATCATGGAGATCGACGGCGTCACCGCGGCCCACCCATCGTTCCTGCAGGAGCGTCTGAAGTAA
- a CDS encoding 2-oxoacid:acceptor oxidoreductase subunit alpha: MTDDELIWRIAGGSGDGIDSTSQNFAKALMRSGLNVFTHRHYPSRIRGGHTYVEIRAADHDVQSRGDGYNFLLALGDSFARNPQDEAYYGDEEIKPLSENLDDLREGGIIVYDSGLLDSEDVPELEERAEENDWHVFDIDLRSIAKEHGREVMRNTAGVGVTAALLDIELEPFEDLMEEAMGGDILEQNIEVLHDAYELVQDEYEFEHDLRVPEGSTEEEQVLVSGSNGVAYGALDAGCRFIAGYPMTPWTDVFTIMSQNLPKFNGISEQVEDEIAAAALAVGASHAGVKSMSGSSGGGFALMSEPLGLAEMTETPIVLIEAMRAGPSTGMPTKPEQSDLEHILYTSQGDSNRVVFAPGNPAEAYEQTRMAFKIAYDYQIPAIVIIDQKLSGENRSVPKDFFDRQPDPDPGSVLTEEEIAEAAHDESGKFQRFLHDTEDGVSPRSLPGQKGGRYLATGNEHNLSGHISEDPENRVAQMDRRMQKFQSIRTELDEDHESQQSYHGPEDADYGLVVWGSQQGAVEESVDRLNDQGYSVKSIGVSDLMPYPKKEMTEFLESVDEAIVVEMNATAQFRGLTQKELGRFGDKLSSLLKYNGNPFEPWEIVEGFEAQIDGEGQTPGTNTRIEPAAGD, encoded by the coding sequence ATGACTGACGACGAACTCATCTGGCGAATCGCGGGCGGTTCCGGAGACGGAATCGACTCGACGAGCCAGAACTTCGCCAAGGCCCTGATGCGATCGGGGCTGAACGTGTTCACGCATCGTCACTACCCGTCGCGAATCCGCGGTGGCCACACGTACGTGGAGATTCGCGCCGCCGACCACGACGTACAGTCGCGCGGTGACGGGTACAACTTCCTGCTCGCGCTGGGGGACTCGTTCGCCCGGAACCCGCAGGACGAAGCATACTACGGCGACGAGGAGATCAAGCCGCTCTCGGAGAACCTCGACGACCTCCGAGAGGGCGGGATCATCGTGTACGACTCCGGCCTGCTCGATTCCGAGGACGTCCCGGAGCTCGAGGAGCGCGCCGAGGAGAACGACTGGCACGTCTTCGACATCGATCTTCGCTCGATCGCCAAGGAGCACGGCCGCGAGGTCATGCGCAACACCGCCGGCGTCGGCGTCACCGCCGCGCTGCTGGACATCGAGCTCGAACCGTTCGAGGACCTCATGGAGGAGGCCATGGGCGGCGACATCCTCGAACAGAACATCGAGGTGCTCCACGACGCCTACGAACTCGTGCAGGACGAGTACGAGTTCGAGCACGACCTGCGCGTCCCCGAGGGGTCCACCGAGGAAGAGCAGGTGCTCGTTTCGGGCTCGAACGGCGTCGCCTACGGCGCCCTGGACGCCGGCTGCCGCTTCATCGCCGGCTACCCGATGACGCCGTGGACCGACGTGTTCACGATCATGTCCCAGAACCTGCCGAAGTTCAACGGGATCTCCGAGCAGGTCGAGGACGAGATCGCCGCCGCGGCGCTGGCGGTCGGCGCCAGCCACGCCGGCGTGAAGTCGATGTCCGGTTCCTCGGGCGGCGGCTTCGCGCTGATGAGCGAGCCCCTCGGCCTCGCCGAGATGACCGAGACGCCGATCGTGCTGATCGAGGCGATGCGGGCCGGCCCCTCGACGGGGATGCCCACCAAGCCCGAGCAGTCCGACCTCGAGCACATCCTGTACACGAGTCAGGGTGACTCGAACCGCGTCGTGTTCGCGCCCGGCAACCCCGCCGAGGCCTACGAGCAGACGCGGATGGCGTTCAAGATCGCCTACGACTACCAGATCCCGGCGATCGTCATCATCGACCAGAAGCTCTCCGGCGAGAACCGCAGCGTCCCCAAGGACTTTTTCGACCGCCAGCCCGATCCGGACCCGGGCAGCGTCCTCACCGAAGAGGAGATCGCCGAGGCGGCCCACGACGAGTCGGGCAAGTTCCAGCGCTTCCTCCACGACACGGAGGACGGCGTCAGCCCGCGCTCGCTGCCCGGCCAGAAGGGCGGCCGTTACCTCGCCACGGGTAACGAGCACAACCTCTCGGGCCACATCAGCGAGGACCCCGAAAACCGCGTCGCCCAGATGGACCGGCGCATGCAGAAGTTCCAGTCCATCCGCACGGAGCTCGACGAGGACCACGAGTCCCAGCAGTCCTACCACGGTCCCGAGGACGCCGACTACGGGCTCGTCGTCTGGGGCTCCCAGCAGGGCGCCGTCGAGGAGTCGGTCGACCGACTCAACGACCAGGGCTACTCGGTCAAGTCCATCGGCGTCAGCGACCTGATGCCGTACCCCAAGAAGGAGATGACCGAGTTCCTCGAGAGCGTCGACGAGGCGATCGTCGTCGAGATGAACGCCACCGCCCAGTTCCGCGGCCTGACCCAGAAGGAGCTCGGCCGGTTCGGTGACAAGCTCTCGAGCCTGCTCAAGTACAACGGCAACCCCTTCGAGCCCTGGGAGATCGTCGAGGGCTTCGAGGCGCAGATCGACGGCGAGGGCCAGACGCCGGGCACCAACACCCGCATCGAGCCCGCCGCCGGGGACTAA
- a CDS encoding Rdx family protein yields MTTVEIEYCVPCGHLDRAMDLQRAILQALERDVEAVTLRTGDGGVFRVDVDGETVFDVADDEFDVDEIVRSVRQRI; encoded by the coding sequence ATGACGACAGTCGAAATCGAGTACTGCGTCCCCTGCGGCCACCTCGACCGGGCGATGGACCTTCAGCGCGCGATCCTCCAGGCGCTGGAGCGAGACGTCGAAGCCGTCACGCTCCGAACCGGCGACGGCGGCGTGTTCAGAGTCGACGTGGACGGCGAGACGGTCTTCGACGTCGCCGACGACGAGTTCGACGTCGACGAGATCGTCCGATCGGTCAGGCAACGGATCTGA
- a CDS encoding archaellin/type IV pilin N-terminal domain-containing protein, whose protein sequence is MDLGRRHGEDDRAQVGVELLVVFIAAVLVAAIAASLLLNTALALQAQAEETGEESLDQLTERVQVVSALGEVGDDGTIETVKLRVRTAPGADSVDLGSASVQTVGDGVEPSPSVEVVGDDDAVLTEGSDIGYVRIYGEAGLDEGEGLSPGDEVTVRLTTAAGATTTHTLRVPETLAGESVVEL, encoded by the coding sequence ATGGATTTGGGCCGGCGACACGGAGAGGACGACCGCGCGCAGGTCGGCGTCGAGCTGCTGGTGGTGTTCATCGCGGCGGTCCTCGTCGCGGCGATCGCGGCGTCGCTCCTGCTGAACACGGCGCTCGCGCTGCAGGCTCAGGCCGAGGAGACGGGCGAGGAGAGCCTCGACCAACTCACCGAACGAGTGCAGGTCGTCTCGGCGCTCGGTGAGGTCGGCGATGATGGGACCATCGAGACGGTCAAGCTCAGGGTTCGGACGGCACCGGGGGCCGACTCGGTCGACCTGGGGTCGGCGTCGGTCCAGACGGTCGGCGACGGCGTCGAGCCGTCTCCCTCCGTCGAGGTCGTCGGCGACGACGACGCGGTACTGACCGAGGGGAGCGACATCGGGTACGTCCGCATCTACGGCGAGGCGGGACTCGACGAGGGGGAGGGCCTATCGCCCGGCGACGAGGTGACGGTCCGCCTGACGACGGCGGCCGGGGCGACCACGACGCACACGCTGCGAGTCCCCGAAACGCTGGCTGGCGAGAGCGTCGTCGAACTCTGA
- a CDS encoding 6-pyruvoyl tetrahydropterin synthase family protein has translation MTESGAVARDDDAADARTPATDERVLYVGRDRPIRISAGHRLMHHDGKCSRPHGHNYEIAVRVTGDLTEEGWVVDKGDITSVISEWDHMFLLEADDPLVEAFESSGDGDAVVELERPPTAEVMAAVLEERLADALPETVSDVAVQVSETAELCGGSPI, from the coding sequence ATGACCGAGTCAGGAGCGGTCGCCCGCGACGACGACGCGGCCGACGCTCGAACGCCCGCCACCGACGAGCGCGTGCTGTACGTCGGCCGGGACCGACCGATCCGCATCAGCGCCGGACACCGCCTCATGCACCACGACGGCAAGTGCAGCCGCCCGCACGGTCACAACTACGAGATCGCGGTGCGCGTGACCGGCGATCTCACCGAGGAGGGGTGGGTCGTCGACAAAGGTGATATTACCTCGGTAATATCCGAGTGGGACCACATGTTCCTACTGGAAGCCGACGATCCGCTTGTCGAGGCGTTCGAGTCCTCTGGCGACGGCGACGCCGTCGTCGAACTGGAGCGCCCGCCGACCGCTGAGGTGATGGCCGCCGTTCTCGAGGAGCGGCTCGCCGACGCGCTGCCCGAGACCGTCAGCGACGTCGCGGTCCAGGTCAGCGAGACGGCCGAACTCTGCGGCGGGAGCCCGATCTGA
- a CDS encoding thiamine pyrophosphate-dependent enzyme has product MSAFNAIGEEREIDRDEYTPGIEPQPTWCPGCGDFGVLKALKQALPEVGRSPEETLLCTGIGCSGKLNSYLDSYGFHTIHGRSLPVARAANLANPGLEVIAAGGDGDGYGIGGNHFIHTARENHDMTYIVFNNEIFGLTKGQTSPTSPKGHKSKTQPSGSAKSPIRPLSLSLTAGSSYVARTAAVNPNQAKEILVEAMEHDGFAHVDFLTQCPTWNKDAKQYVPYIDIQESDDYEHDIHDRGAAANMAQEAEESLADGKVLTGRFYVDDDRPSYTEEKQAIGEMPDEPLAERYFDDDYDWESERSYDLLDRHA; this is encoded by the coding sequence ATGAGCGCATTCAACGCAATCGGTGAAGAACGAGAGATCGACCGCGACGAGTACACGCCTGGCATCGAGCCCCAGCCGACCTGGTGTCCGGGGTGTGGCGACTTCGGCGTCCTCAAGGCGCTGAAGCAGGCCCTCCCGGAAGTCGGCCGCTCGCCCGAGGAGACGCTGCTCTGTACGGGCATCGGCTGTTCGGGCAAGCTCAACAGCTACCTCGACAGCTACGGGTTCCACACGATCCACGGCCGGTCGCTGCCGGTCGCCCGCGCCGCCAACCTCGCCAACCCCGGCCTCGAAGTGATCGCCGCGGGCGGCGACGGCGACGGCTACGGCATCGGCGGGAACCACTTCATTCACACCGCTCGTGAGAACCACGACATGACCTACATCGTGTTCAACAACGAGATCTTCGGGCTCACCAAGGGCCAGACCTCGCCGACCAGCCCCAAGGGCCACAAGTCCAAGACCCAGCCCTCGGGCTCGGCGAAGTCGCCGATCCGCCCGCTGAGCCTGTCGCTGACCGCCGGTTCGTCCTACGTCGCGCGGACGGCCGCGGTCAACCCGAACCAGGCCAAGGAGATCCTCGTCGAGGCGATGGAGCACGACGGGTTCGCCCACGTCGACTTCCTGACCCAGTGCCCGACCTGGAACAAGGACGCCAAGCAGTACGTCCCCTACATCGACATCCAGGAGTCCGACGACTACGAGCACGACATCCACGACCGCGGCGCGGCCGCGAACATGGCCCAGGAAGCCGAGGAGTCCCTCGCCGACGGCAAGGTGCTGACCGGCCGGTTCTACGTCGACGACGACCGTCCCTCCTACACCGAGGAGAAGCAGGCGATCGGCGAGATGCCCGACGAGCCGCTCGCGGAGCGGTACTTCGACGACGACTACGACTGGGAGTCCGAGCGGTCCTACGACCTGCTCGACCGGCACGCCTGA
- a CDS encoding 7-carboxy-7-deazaguanine synthase QueE, with product MPVSSDVEAERDADAGQDADAEESPIDAGDGLPINELFYSLQGEGRLAGTPSVFVRTSGCNLRCWFCDSYHTSWEPTHAWESLEDIVAAVEEYEEADHVVLTGGEPLVHDAAVDLIERLDAAGYHVTVETNGTIHRDAPIDLASVSPKLSNSTPTAERDPAGEGEWAERHDDRRIDMDALTALVEDYDTQLKFVVADDEDLPEILDLLDRLRAAAAVPVPDEDVLLMPEGATRERLAETRERVADLALEHGFRYTPRLHVDLWNDAPET from the coding sequence GTGCCCGTCAGCTCCGACGTCGAGGCCGAACGCGACGCCGACGCCGGTCAGGACGCCGACGCCGAGGAGTCGCCGATCGACGCCGGCGACGGCCTGCCGATCAACGAGCTGTTCTACTCGCTGCAGGGCGAGGGCCGGCTCGCGGGGACGCCCTCGGTGTTCGTCCGCACCTCGGGCTGCAACCTCCGGTGCTGGTTCTGCGACTCCTATCACACCTCCTGGGAGCCGACCCACGCGTGGGAGTCGCTCGAGGACATCGTCGCCGCGGTCGAGGAGTACGAGGAGGCCGACCACGTCGTGCTGACGGGCGGCGAACCGCTCGTCCACGACGCCGCGGTCGACCTGATCGAGCGCCTCGATGCGGCGGGCTACCACGTCACCGTCGAGACCAACGGGACGATCCACCGCGACGCGCCGATCGACCTCGCGAGCGTCAGCCCCAAACTTTCCAATAGTACGCCGACCGCCGAGCGCGATCCGGCGGGCGAGGGCGAGTGGGCCGAGCGCCACGACGACCGGCGGATCGATATGGACGCGCTGACCGCGCTCGTGGAGGACTACGATACCCAGCTGAAGTTCGTCGTCGCCGACGACGAGGACCTCCCCGAGATCCTCGACCTGCTCGACCGACTCCGGGCCGCCGCCGCGGTTCCTGTGCCCGACGAGGACGTCCTGCTGATGCCCGAAGGCGCGACCCGCGAGCGACTCGCCGAAACCCGCGAGCGCGTCGCCGATCTCGCGCTCGAACACGGGTTCCGATACACGCCCCGCCTGCACGTCGACCTCTGGAACGACGCCCCCGAAACCTGA
- a CDS encoding SRPBCC family protein has product MATYQRETRVRAPLEDVWAFHSTVDGLVALTPDWMGMRVESIVGPDGERDPDVLDTGAEIRASVRPFGVGPRQRWTSRIVERESGEGVARFRDEMVDGPFARWVHTHSFFAAEGGETLARDRIEYELPGGAAGRAVGPLAVVGFEPMFRYRHRRTKELLED; this is encoded by the coding sequence ATGGCGACGTATCAGCGCGAGACGCGAGTCCGCGCGCCGCTCGAAGACGTCTGGGCGTTCCACTCGACCGTCGACGGGCTGGTCGCGCTGACGCCCGACTGGATGGGAATGCGCGTCGAGTCGATCGTCGGGCCCGACGGCGAGCGCGACCCGGACGTGCTCGACACCGGCGCCGAAATTCGGGCGTCGGTCCGCCCGTTCGGCGTGGGGCCGCGCCAGCGCTGGACGTCCCGGATCGTCGAGCGCGAATCGGGCGAAGGCGTCGCCCGGTTTCGCGACGAGATGGTCGACGGGCCGTTCGCGCGCTGGGTCCACACGCACTCGTTTTTCGCGGCGGAGGGCGGCGAGACGCTGGCTCGCGATCGCATCGAGTACGAACTGCCGGGCGGCGCCGCGGGCCGGGCGGTCGGACCGCTCGCAGTCGTCGGCTTCGAGCCGATGTTCCGGTACCGCCACCGCCGGACGAAGGAGTTGCTCGAAGACTGA
- the surE gene encoding 5'/3'-nucleotidase SurE, whose product MDESEEPEILLTNDDGIGSVGIRALHDALADIGNVTVVAPADDQSAVGRAMSTEVGIEEHELGYAIAGTPSDCVVAGLEAIGPYPDLVVSGCNRGANLGEYVLGRSGTVSAAVEAAFFGIPAIAVSLYVPTGDMEFHEVETTREDYAEAARATEYLVENAAGNGVFEQADYLNVNAPLPDGDPAPMTVTRPSHVYDMDATHNGDTIALHDRIWDRMAEGDIEDAEGTDRRAVVEGRVSVSPLTAPHTTEHHEALDAVVESYPSR is encoded by the coding sequence ATGGACGAGTCCGAGGAGCCGGAGATCCTCCTGACGAACGACGACGGGATCGGGAGCGTCGGGATCCGGGCGCTCCACGACGCGCTGGCCGACATCGGCAACGTGACCGTGGTCGCGCCGGCCGACGACCAGAGCGCGGTCGGTCGCGCCATGTCGACCGAGGTCGGGATCGAGGAGCACGAGCTGGGCTACGCCATCGCCGGGACGCCGTCGGACTGCGTGGTCGCCGGGCTGGAGGCGATCGGTCCCTACCCCGATCTGGTGGTGTCGGGCTGCAATCGCGGCGCGAACCTCGGCGAGTACGTGCTCGGTCGCTCGGGGACGGTCAGCGCGGCGGTCGAGGCGGCCTTCTTCGGCATCCCCGCGATCGCCGTTTCGCTGTACGTGCCCACGGGTGACATGGAGTTCCACGAGGTCGAAACGACCCGCGAGGACTACGCCGAGGCCGCCCGAGCGACCGAGTACCTCGTCGAGAATGCCGCGGGGAACGGCGTGTTCGAGCAGGCCGACTACCTCAACGTCAACGCCCCGCTGCCGGACGGCGACCCGGCGCCGATGACCGTCACGCGCCCTTCCCACGTCTACGACATGGACGCGACGCACAACGGCGACACGATCGCGCTCCACGACCGGATCTGGGACCGGATGGCCGAGGGCGACATCGAGGACGCCGAGGGGACGGATCGCCGGGCCGTCGTGGAGGGACGTGTGAGTGTCTCCCCGCTGACCGCACCCCACACCACCGAGCACCACGAGGCGCTCGACGCCGTCGTCGAGTCGTACCCGTCGCGGTGA
- a CDS encoding helix-turn-helix domain-containing protein: MSQERSEQPIDDDAAPERLLAALGGKYSAQILAATRTPTSAQALSDSLGIPIATCYRRIEDLTEAGLLRCEGRQLSEEGRRTSVYRRTLDGLTLDFTGDEPTIDREERSEAKNRLQDQLDE; encoded by the coding sequence ATGTCCCAGGAACGTTCCGAGCAACCGATCGACGACGACGCGGCGCCCGAGCGGCTCCTCGCGGCGCTGGGCGGCAAGTACAGCGCCCAGATTCTCGCGGCGACCCGCACGCCCACCTCGGCCCAGGCGCTGAGCGACAGCCTCGGGATCCCGATCGCGACCTGCTACCGCCGGATCGAGGATCTGACCGAGGCCGGACTGCTCCGCTGCGAGGGCCGACAGCTCTCCGAGGAGGGCCGACGCACGAGCGTCTACAGGCGCACGCTCGACGGGCTGACGCTGGATTTCACCGGCGACGAGCCGACGATCGATCGCGAGGAACGCTCCGAGGCCAAAAATCGCCTGCAGGATCAGCTCGACGAGTAG
- the queC gene encoding 7-cyano-7-deazaguanine synthase QueC encodes MTDTPATEPDETTDEQSPGAVVLASGGMDSATAAYEARDRGYELYLLHTSYGQRTEGKEYECARALAEELDVEDFLRVETSHLARIGASSLTDDEIDVEDADDTDDDEIPDTYVPFRNANLLSMAVSYAEANDCEAIFIGAHSEDFSGYPDCRPEFFEAFQTVVDAGTKPETEIEVAAPFVEFSKTDIAERGDDLGVPYELTWSCYREEAPACGTCDACAFRLEAFQNLGLRDPIEYEERPEYAD; translated from the coding sequence ATGACCGACACTCCCGCGACCGAACCTGACGAGACGACCGACGAACAGTCCCCCGGCGCCGTCGTGCTGGCGTCCGGTGGTATGGACAGCGCGACCGCGGCCTACGAGGCCCGCGACCGGGGCTACGAGCTGTACCTGCTCCACACCTCCTACGGCCAGCGCACCGAGGGCAAGGAGTACGAGTGCGCCCGCGCGCTCGCCGAGGAACTCGACGTCGAGGATTTCCTTCGGGTCGAGACGAGCCACCTCGCCCGCATCGGCGCCTCGAGCCTCACCGACGACGAGATCGACGTCGAAGACGCCGATGATACCGACGACGACGAGATTCCCGACACCTACGTCCCCTTCCGGAACGCCAACCTGCTCTCGATGGCCGTCTCCTACGCCGAGGCCAACGACTGCGAGGCGATCTTCATCGGCGCCCACAGCGAGGACTTCTCGGGGTATCCGGACTGTCGTCCCGAGTTCTTCGAGGCGTTCCAGACCGTGGTCGACGCCGGAACGAAGCCCGAAACCGAGATCGAGGTCGCGGCGCCGTTCGTCGAGTTCTCGAAGACCGACATCGCCGAGCGCGGCGACGATCTCGGCGTCCCCTACGAGCTCACCTGGAGCTGCTACCGCGAGGAAGCGCCGGCCTGTGGCACCTGCGACGCCTGCGCCTTCCGGCTGGAGGCGTTCCAGAACCTCGGCCTTCGTGATCCGATCGAGTACGAGGAGCGGCCCGAGTACGCCGACTGA
- a CDS encoding DMT family transporter, whose product MAALAVAVAAVSTAAILVRWSGAAASVAAFYRVLFTLALVAPFALGRRRGEFRRLSRRDAASAVVAGVALALHFAAWFESLALTTVAASVTLVQTQPIFVALGAYLLLGEFVDRRIALGIGVTVCGAVVMSVADPDASVAVAGEARVGNALAVVGAVMAAVYFLAGRSIRQRVSLFPYVTVVYATCAATLLGIVLAQGNPLLAYPAREWLLFLGLAVGPGVLGHTVLNWALEHVRSTVVSVSLLGEPVGSTLLALLLLSEVPPPVTLVGGAVVLAGIYVTSTARRGDAAASSASNASGE is encoded by the coding sequence ATGGCGGCGCTCGCCGTCGCGGTCGCCGCGGTCAGCACCGCTGCGATCCTCGTCCGCTGGAGCGGCGCCGCCGCGAGCGTCGCGGCGTTCTACCGGGTCCTGTTTACCCTCGCGCTGGTCGCTCCCTTCGCGCTGGGGCGCCGCCGAGGCGAGTTCCGGCGGCTCTCTCGTCGCGACGCCGCGTCGGCGGTGGTCGCGGGCGTCGCGCTCGCCCTGCACTTCGCGGCGTGGTTCGAGAGCCTGGCGTTGACAACCGTGGCGGCCTCGGTGACGCTCGTCCAGACGCAGCCGATCTTCGTGGCGCTGGGCGCGTACCTGCTGCTCGGCGAGTTCGTCGATCGGCGGATCGCCCTCGGAATCGGCGTGACCGTCTGTGGCGCGGTGGTGATGTCGGTCGCGGATCCCGACGCGTCGGTCGCGGTCGCGGGCGAGGCCCGCGTCGGAAACGCGCTGGCGGTCGTCGGCGCCGTGATGGCCGCGGTCTACTTCCTGGCCGGCCGGTCGATCCGTCAGCGCGTGTCGCTGTTCCCCTACGTCACGGTGGTGTACGCGACCTGCGCCGCGACGCTGCTGGGGATCGTCCTCGCGCAGGGGAACCCGCTCCTGGCCTACCCGGCCCGCGAGTGGCTGCTCTTTCTCGGCCTCGCCGTCGGCCCGGGCGTGCTCGGCCACACCGTCCTCAACTGGGCGCTCGAGCACGTCCGGTCGACCGTCGTCAGCGTGTCGCTGCTCGGCGAGCCCGTCGGCTCGACGCTGCTCGCGCTCCTGTTACTCTCGGAAGTTCCCCCGCCCGTCACGCTCGTCGGCGGCGCCGTAGTGCTGGCGGGGATCTACGTCACGAGCACCGCTCGGCGCGGGGACGCCGCGGCGTCGTCGGCGTCGAACGCGAGCGGGGAGTGA